A DNA window from Labrus mixtus chromosome 4, fLabMix1.1, whole genome shotgun sequence contains the following coding sequences:
- the LOC132972741 gene encoding PDZ domain-containing RING finger protein 4-like isoform X2, producing the protein MGCNLCTLQKREEHYKLLYEIAQVNGKELSKSSHEETVEAFRAAKDPVVVQVIRRTPSGRPHGSPQEIRVVDVCTQTDITFEHIMALAKLRPSTPPVPDVCPFLLSDSCHSLHTMEQEYYDGTGYLSPVPADGERAEEFEYEEVELCRLSSQEKLGLTLCYRTDEEEDVAIYVSEISPNSIAARDGRIREGDRILQINGQDVQDREEAMAALSNDECRNILLLVARPELQLEEDWLDDEHSEFLEQLKMEMLEEQQREEMELAALQEEDQENEQREEDDEPTCSTLPHKDNVQRIKDRTESSEHNVLAHIQRRLSKCLRDNGDTHRTGSSKLEDKEEEEDEEMEGDRFQQLLELKCQIRNSGEYDLFYSRRSTIECSVGEQGGMQHELRMLNEELRSIELECQNIMQAHNLRKGQQSPSTGPCAPSTKNQSLNRSDPTRGKLADINGRLEKSDKDSSSAYNTAESSRSTPLAMDRSPEHSLQRMVSLTNQRNLCSSLATGPSLSPSPVPACHAPVPGKSSSPDHSNPAKHTPQAEEESKGVSKPGASQIPYFSPSHSSQQRQVNIPAHARHYQSYMQLIQQRSAVEYAQSQLSLLSVCKEPQRPINEPKMEWKVKIRSDGTRYITKRPVRDKILRERALKIKEERSGGMTTDDDAMSEMKMGRYWSKEERKQHLVRAKEQRKRREFMQRSRLESLKENPQSSSEGRKEVSIIELSHKKMMKKRNKKILDNWMTIQELMTHGTKAPEGAKVHNAFLSVTTV; encoded by the exons GTGAATGGTAAGGAGTTGTCCAAGTCGAGCCATGAGGAGACCGTGGAGGCCTTTCGCGCTGCCAAGGACCCCGTCGTGGTGCAGGTCATCAGGCGGACCCCAAGCGGCCGGCCCCATGGATCCCCTCAGGAAATCCGTGTGGTGGATGTGTGCACTCAGACAGACATCACCTTTGAACACATCATGGCGCTGGCAAAGCTCCGGCCTTCAACCCCTCCTGTGCCTGACGTGTGTCCCTTCCTGCTCTCTGACAG CTGTCACTCTCTTCATACAATGGAGCAGGAATACTATGATGGCACAGGCTACCTCTCGCCTGTTCCAGCTGATGGAGAGAGGGCAGAGGAGTTTGAGTATGAG GAAGTGGAATTGTGTCGACTCAGCAGCCAAGAGAAACTGGGTCTGACTCTGTGCTACaggacagatgaagaggaggatgtggCCATCTATGTCAGTGAG ATCAGTCCAAACAGCATCGCAGCCAGAGACGGGCGGATCCGAGAGGGGGATCGCATCTTACAG ATTAATGGCCAAGACGTACAAGACAGAGAGGAAGCCATGGCTGCGCTCTCCAACGACGAGTGCAGGaacatcctgctgctggttgcCAGACCTGAATTGCAG CTGGAGGAGGACTGGTTGGACGATGAGCACAGTGAGTTCCTGGAGCAGCTGAAGATGGAAATgttggaggagcagcagagagaggagatggaaTTGGCTGCCTTACAAGAAGAGGATCAGGAGAATGAGCAG agagaagaagacgatGAGCCTACCTGCTCCACACTGCCTCATAAGGATAATGTACAGAGAATAAAGGACAGAACGGAGAGCTCAGAGCATAATGTCCTGGCACACATCCAGAGACGTCTGTCCAAGTGCCTGAGAGACAATGGGGACACACACCGTACCGGCTCCTCAAAACTggaagacaaagaggaagaggaagatgaagagatgGAGGGTGATCGCTTCCAGCAGCTCTTGGAGCTGAAGTGTCAGATACGCAACAGTGGCGAGTACGACCTGTTCTACAGCCGCCGCAGCACTATTGAGTGCAGCGTGGGCGAGCAGGGCGGCATGCAGCACGAGTTGCGGATGCTCAATGAAGAGCTGCGCAGCATTGAACTTGAATGTCAAAACATCATGCAGGCCCATAACCTTCGAAAGGGACAGCAATCTCCTTCCACGGGCCCCTGTGCACCCTCAACCAAAAACCAAAGCCTCAATCGAAGTGACCCCACCAGGGGTAAGCTGGCGGACATTAATGGAAGGCTGGAGAAATCTGACAAAGACAGCTCCAGTGCCTATAACACAGCTGAGAGTTCACGGAGCACCCCTCTAGCAATGGACCGCTCCCCGGAGCACTCACTCCAGAGGATGGTGAGTCTCACCAACCAGAGGAACCTCTGCAGCAGCCTTGCCACTGGCCCTTCACTTAGTCCAAGTCCAGTCCCAGCATGTCATGCTCCAGTCCCAGGTAAGAGCAGCAGCCCGGACCACAGCAACCCTGCAAAGCACACACCTCAGGCTGAGGAGGAGAGCAAGGGCGTTTCAAAGCCAGGTGCTTCCCAGATCCCTTACTTCTCTCCGTCCCACAGCTCCCAGCAGAGGCAGGTCAACATCCCAGCTCACGCCCGCCACTACCAGAGCTATATGCAACTGATCCAGCAGCGCTCGGCTGTGGAGTACGCTCAGAGCCAGCTCAGCCTGCTCAGTGTCTGCAAAGAGCCTCAGAGGCCAATTAATGAGCCCAAGATGGAGTGGAAGGTCAAGATCCGCAGCGACGGCACACGCTACATCACCAAGAGGCCTGTAAGAGATAAGATCCTGAGGGAGCGAGCCCTCAAGATTAAAGAGGAGCGTAGCGGGGGAATGACCACGGATGATGATGCAATGAGTGAAATGAAGATGGGGAGGTACTGGAGTAAAGAGGAAAGGAAGCAGCACCTGGTCAGAGCAAAAGAACAGAGGAAAAGACGAGAGTTTATGCAGCGCAGTCGCCTGGAAAGCTTGAAAGAGAACCCTCAGAGCAGCAGCGAGGGTCGCAAGGAAGTCAGCATCATAGAACTCAGCCAcaagaagatgatgaagaaacGCAACAAGAAGATTCTGGATAACTGGATGACCATCCAGGAACTGATGACTCATGGTACTAAGGCCCCCGAGGGAGCCAAGGTGCACAACGCCTTCCTTTCAGTCACAACTGTATAA